A single window of Psychromonas ingrahamii 37 DNA harbors:
- the gabT gene encoding 4-aminobutyrate--2-oxoglutarate transaminase, whose amino-acid sequence MSNETLQNRKTKVIARGQGNTYPIYVDHAKNAEIWDVEGNRYIDFGAGIAVCNTGHSHPKVIAAVKQQVDKFSHTCVMVNPYEVAVELAEKLTKLAPGNSPKKAIFVTTGAEAVENCVKIARAHTGRRGVIAFNGGFHGRTNLTMALTGKVTPYKNLFGPFPADIFHAPFPMEHHDVSVKDSLKALQNLFKVDICPSDVAAIIVEPVQGEGGFYAAPTEFLQALRKICDQHGIVLIADEIQTGFGRTGKMFAFEHAGVEADLMTMAKGIAGGFPLSAVVGKSEIMDAPLPGGLGGTYGGSPVACAAALAVLEVMEEENLVQRSVQIGERFNQRLNLLKTQRPDLVLDVRNQGSMIAIEFVKNGDPEQPNTELTQAIIANAAQHGLVLLACGFYGNVVRFLPPLTISDAVVEEGLNNFTALFESLTAESEEKRKVG is encoded by the coding sequence CGGTCAGGGTAATACTTATCCGATTTATGTCGACCATGCAAAAAATGCTGAAATTTGGGATGTTGAAGGCAACCGCTATATTGATTTTGGTGCCGGTATTGCGGTCTGTAACACTGGCCACAGCCACCCTAAAGTTATCGCTGCCGTTAAACAGCAAGTGGATAAATTCAGCCATACCTGTGTGATGGTTAATCCCTATGAAGTAGCTGTCGAGCTGGCTGAAAAATTAACCAAGCTGGCACCAGGTAATTCCCCTAAAAAAGCCATTTTTGTAACTACAGGTGCGGAAGCGGTTGAAAACTGTGTGAAGATTGCCCGTGCCCATACGGGTCGTCGTGGCGTCATTGCATTTAATGGCGGTTTCCATGGCCGTACTAATTTGACCATGGCACTAACGGGTAAAGTTACCCCGTACAAAAACCTGTTCGGTCCATTCCCAGCAGATATCTTCCATGCCCCTTTCCCAATGGAGCACCATGATGTCTCAGTAAAAGATTCATTAAAAGCATTACAAAACTTATTCAAAGTGGATATTTGCCCAAGCGATGTTGCTGCTATTATTGTTGAGCCGGTACAAGGCGAGGGCGGATTTTACGCGGCGCCGACTGAATTTTTACAGGCATTACGTAAAATTTGTGACCAACATGGCATTGTCTTAATTGCCGATGAAATTCAGACTGGTTTTGGTCGTACGGGTAAAATGTTTGCCTTTGAACATGCGGGTGTTGAAGCTGACTTAATGACCATGGCAAAAGGGATTGCCGGTGGTTTTCCTCTTTCTGCGGTTGTGGGTAAAAGTGAGATCATGGATGCACCTTTACCGGGTGGTCTTGGCGGAACTTATGGCGGCTCGCCGGTTGCATGTGCGGCGGCATTAGCGGTACTGGAGGTGATGGAAGAAGAAAACCTTGTACAACGTTCAGTGCAAATTGGTGAACGCTTTAATCAACGTCTGAACCTGCTAAAAACGCAGCGCCCCGATCTTGTTTTAGATGTGAGAAACCAAGGCTCAATGATTGCAATTGAGTTTGTCAAAAATGGTGATCCGGAGCAACCCAATACCGAATTAACCCAAGCTATTATTGCTAATGCTGCTCAACACGGGTTAGTACTTTTAGCCTGTGGATTTTACGGCAATGTAGTCCGTTTTCTTCCTCCACTGACTATATCTGATGCCGTGGTTGAAGAAGGTTTAAATAACTTTACCGCGTTATTTGAAAGCCTAACAGCTGAGTCTGAAGAGAAGCGAAAAGTAGGTTAA
- a CDS encoding mechanosensitive ion channel family protein, protein MIETFSFVNLTATSIFHTLMTNKIVLTISLILFVMLSKFFLVKLINKKEKQNKRLKINMLGNAVTVFIFIGVFNIWAVEFQKFAISIAAFTVAIVIATREFIQCFIGFVYITSSRPFRIGDWIQVGEDYGEVHSTDWAKLTLLEVDIDAYEYTGKTLYLPNSKLITSSIKNLNFLKRYAMHHFTITRDSTVNPFVFLDQLYVKAYEYCADFNDVAIRYNQIIESRLDVNIAGPDPKIQVATSEIGDTQVLFTIFCPTDRAMAIEQSITADFMSFWFKQKRLMAT, encoded by the coding sequence ATGATTGAGACATTCTCATTTGTTAATTTAACTGCAACGAGCATTTTCCATACGCTAATGACGAATAAAATTGTATTAACCATCAGTTTAATTTTATTTGTTATGCTGAGTAAATTTTTTCTTGTAAAGTTAATCAATAAAAAAGAAAAACAAAATAAACGCTTAAAAATAAATATGCTGGGCAATGCAGTCACGGTATTTATTTTTATTGGTGTTTTTAATATTTGGGCTGTTGAATTTCAAAAATTTGCCATTTCTATTGCTGCATTTACCGTCGCTATTGTGATTGCAACAAGAGAGTTTATTCAGTGTTTTATTGGATTTGTGTACATTACTTCCAGCCGCCCCTTTCGCATTGGTGACTGGATACAAGTTGGTGAGGACTATGGCGAGGTGCATTCAACTGACTGGGCTAAACTAACCTTATTAGAAGTCGATATTGATGCCTATGAATATACCGGTAAAACACTTTATTTACCCAACAGTAAGTTAATCACCTCTTCAATTAAAAATTTAAATTTTTTAAAGCGCTATGCGATGCATCATTTCACTATTACTCGCGATTCAACAGTAAACCCATTTGTTTTTTTAGATCAATTATATGTAAAAGCTTATGAGTATTGTGCTGATTTTAACGATGTGGCCATACGTTATAATCAGATAATTGAAAGCCGTTTAGATGTAAATATTGCAGGACCTGATCCTAAAATACAAGTAGCGACGTCAGAGATCGGAGACACTCAAGTCTTATTTACTATTTTTTGCCCGACAGACCGTGCAATGGCGATAGAGCAAAGCATCACGGCTGATTTTATGTCGTTTTGGTTTAAACAGAAACGATTAATGGCAACATAA
- the yvcK gene encoding uridine diphosphate-N-acetylglucosamine-binding protein YvcK, which produces MDEYKDKKIVALGGGHGLGRILAALKGIDANATGIVTTTDNGGSTGRIRHCQGGIAWGDTRNCINQLITEPTAESIMFEYRFKGEGELNGHNLGNLMLTALDNLSVRPMEAIQLIRTMLKVQVNIVPMSEHPSDLKGLTVDGNWIHGETSVDQMDQPLVRLELDPEVPATHEAISAIAEADCIVLGPGSFLTSIMPPLLLPEIGRAILNNQNAKVIFVENLSPEGGSAGRMKIKQKLEWCERACQGRKIDVVIVDSSYLDIEPEWLFFKADLASPNRDWRHDREKLKKAICAQFKN; this is translated from the coding sequence ATGGATGAATATAAAGATAAAAAAATAGTCGCACTTGGTGGTGGCCACGGTTTAGGACGAATATTAGCGGCTTTAAAGGGAATTGATGCTAATGCTACCGGCATTGTCACGACAACAGATAACGGCGGTTCTACGGGAAGAATTCGTCACTGTCAGGGAGGAATCGCCTGGGGTGATACGCGTAATTGCATAAATCAGCTGATCACTGAGCCAACGGCAGAATCAATCATGTTCGAATATAGATTTAAGGGTGAAGGCGAGCTGAATGGCCACAATCTCGGCAATTTAATGCTCACTGCTTTAGATAATTTATCGGTCAGGCCAATGGAAGCAATTCAACTGATCCGCACTATGTTAAAAGTACAAGTTAATATTGTACCGATGTCTGAACACCCTTCGGATTTGAAAGGATTAACGGTTGATGGGAATTGGATACACGGCGAAACCAGTGTTGATCAGATGGATCAGCCGTTGGTGCGGCTGGAACTCGATCCGGAGGTTCCCGCAACCCATGAAGCTATTTCGGCTATTGCTGAAGCCGACTGTATTGTACTTGGACCGGGTAGCTTTCTGACCAGTATTATGCCGCCGTTATTATTGCCCGAAATTGGTCGTGCAATACTCAATAACCAGAATGCAAAAGTGATTTTTGTTGAAAATCTTTCGCCTGAAGGTGGCTCTGCCGGAAGAATGAAAATAAAACAGAAGCTTGAGTGGTGTGAAAGAGCATGCCAGGGACGAAAAATTGATGTCGTCATTGTTGACAGTTCCTACCTTGATATTGAACCGGAATGGCTTTTCTTTAAAGCCGATTTGGCCTCGCCAAATAGAGATTGGCGCCACGATAGAGAAAAACTCAAGAAGGCTATTTGCGCGCAGTTTAAAAATTAA
- a CDS encoding lipase family protein produces the protein MPHKFTMDHSLLEPPIKRAAYSDRTAWLMAVMSSLAYIRFEQPTPLDELAKVLSRETNERNILTKLNALLAAENRDQLKKELKSDLQDIGFELVDTYNISIPLVVDTQAYLAKITLQDRDPMLVLAFRGTEVTNAADIRSDVSANPMNIGPKEEGHQVHSGFYNAFKAAQSVIELSLNKPELKNMPLYITGHSLGGALAVVATYCISNDSVGACYTFGGPRVGNMLFGQSIRTPVYRVINAADLVPRLPPSYLIEGITLLLRWLPIIPYNNQVADYLERFRHYRHYGDLRYLTDATRSTPEGEGMLAAYPGLQVIANPCQLSRWIWLCSRLIATYGRAGINDHSIDIYVEKLAYWGIQRNLGKPKLVSAQAETKGSTQ, from the coding sequence ATGCCACACAAATTTACTATGGATCACAGCCTGCTCGAGCCACCGATTAAGCGTGCTGCCTACAGTGACCGTACTGCCTGGTTGATGGCCGTCATGTCTTCTCTTGCTTATATACGCTTCGAGCAACCGACACCGCTTGATGAACTGGCGAAGGTGTTGTCGAGAGAAACGAACGAGCGCAATATTCTGACTAAACTTAATGCGTTGCTCGCCGCAGAAAACCGCGACCAGCTCAAAAAAGAGTTGAAATCTGATCTTCAAGATATTGGTTTTGAATTGGTCGATACCTATAATATATCAATACCCTTGGTTGTGGACACTCAGGCATATTTGGCCAAAATAACGCTTCAAGACCGCGATCCGATGTTGGTTCTTGCCTTTAGGGGCACCGAAGTGACAAACGCGGCCGATATTAGATCCGATGTCTCTGCCAATCCCATGAATATTGGCCCCAAAGAGGAAGGTCATCAAGTACATTCAGGCTTCTACAATGCCTTTAAGGCCGCGCAGTCTGTTATCGAGCTCAGTCTTAATAAACCCGAACTGAAAAATATGCCTTTATATATTACCGGACACAGTTTGGGCGGAGCGCTTGCGGTAGTTGCAACCTACTGTATATCAAATGATTCAGTTGGAGCCTGTTATACTTTTGGTGGGCCTCGTGTTGGTAATATGCTGTTTGGACAGAGTATCAGGACGCCGGTCTATCGGGTCATTAACGCCGCTGATCTGGTGCCAAGATTACCGCCCTCTTATTTAATAGAGGGCATAACGCTTCTCCTTAGATGGTTACCGATAATCCCTTATAACAACCAAGTTGCAGATTACCTTGAGCGGTTCCGGCATTATCGGCATTATGGCGATCTGCGTTATCTCACCGATGCCACACGAAGTACACCAGAGGGAGAAGGGATGCTGGCTGCATATCCCGGCTTGCAGGTGATTGCCAATCCATGTCAGCTAAGTAGATGGATTTGGCTCTGCAGCAGGCTTATTGCAACCTATGGACGTGCAGGAATTAATGATCATAGCATTGACATTTATGTAGAAAAACTGGCTTACTGGGGAATACAGCGAAATCTAGGTAAGCCTAAATTGGTCAGCGCACAAGCAGAAACTAAGGGAAGTACGCAATAA
- a CDS encoding DUF6933 domain-containing protein, whose amino-acid sequence MLVFNLSKAAAEFFTVTRKGEKISCIEPAPHKTIAESIKTPFFPKDIEAQKNNDFQWQWVVHCVSVKRQKYLLVMDYHSRYCLTFPAGKKGDQYEFFNLVEKHLKSTFRYIAHEKMINTVEVDSCVDVYNSLVNTCAFYQRGDRSVQAHINEVVWHLERLCFEDGMIKENIDCLRFNLFTGQIPRRIKGNKDYLFPNQEYLSYWLKAFSAENRVPFINNDNIIDFSQYVKKC is encoded by the coding sequence ATGTTAGTGTTTAATTTAAGTAAAGCGGCAGCCGAGTTTTTTACCGTAACCCGTAAAGGGGAAAAAATATCCTGCATAGAGCCCGCCCCCCATAAAACGATTGCTGAATCTATTAAAACCCCATTTTTTCCGAAAGATATTGAAGCACAAAAAAATAATGACTTTCAATGGCAATGGGTAGTGCATTGTGTTTCGGTTAAGCGTCAAAAATATCTGCTAGTAATGGATTATCATAGCCGTTATTGCCTGACCTTTCCTGCGGGTAAAAAAGGGGATCAATATGAATTTTTTAATCTTGTCGAGAAGCATTTAAAATCAACCTTTCGCTATATAGCGCATGAAAAAATGATCAACACTGTTGAGGTAGATAGCTGTGTTGATGTTTATAATAGTTTAGTTAATACCTGTGCTTTTTATCAACGCGGCGATAGAAGCGTGCAGGCACATATTAATGAAGTGGTTTGGCATCTGGAAAGGCTTTGCTTTGAAGATGGAATGATTAAAGAAAATATTGATTGTTTACGATTTAACCTGTTCACCGGGCAAATCCCCCGTAGGATAAAAGGCAATAAAGATTATCTATTTCCAAACCAAGAATATTTATCCTATTGGTTAAAGGCATTCTCTGCGGAAAATCGAGTGCCGTTTATTAACAATGATAATATTATTGATTTTTCTCAATATGTGAAAAAATGTTAA
- the hsdR gene encoding EcoAI/FtnUII family type I restriction enzme subunit R gives MKKAKLSETDIISKFILPSIKKAGWDDMRQIRQEVKLRDGKVIVRGQIGMRKTVKSADIVLYHKPNMPLAVIEAKANKHEIGKGMQQGLDYACLLEVPFIFASNGDGFIFHDKTNPAQLETEISLEAFPTPAQLWEKYCLYRGFTETQLPLITQDYHDDGDGKTPRYYQLQAINKTIEAASRGQKRMLLVMATGTGKTYTAFQIIWRLWKSRQKKRILFLADRNILVDQTKNNDFQPFGQALTKVTKRTVDPAYEIHLALYQALTGPEEDQKAFKQVDPDFFDLIIIDECHRGSAADDSAWREILEYFSGAMQVGLTATPKETEAVSNIDYFGEPVYTYSLKEGIEDGFLASYKVVRVDINVDLQGWRPTKGQVDKNHELIEDRIYNQKDFDRTLVIDERTQLVAETITAYLKRTDPMAKTIIFCNDINHAERMRRALVNLNPEQVAKNEKYVMKITGDDEIGKAQLDNFINPKKAYPVIATTSELMSTGVDAKTCKLIVLDQNIQSMTKFKQIIGRGTRIDDRYNKLWFTILDFKKATELFADENFDGEPVQVLQRTPEDINTGEGELEEQHDENENTVSENLPSDYDVGNTDPNNDDNSDWGEIESGEIGNDDKEKRFIKFHVSGVTVKKMAERVQYYDSDGKLVTESFKDYTRKTMSSQFSSLDEFVKRWNEADRKKTVIDELEQAGIIWEALIQEVGLDLDPFDMICHVVYDQPALTRKERANKVKKHNYFTQYSETAQTVLNNLLTKYADVGVQEIESMQVLKVQPFTQIGSLSEIIKKGFGGKPQYEQAITELEEILYRSA, from the coding sequence ATAAAAAAAGCAAAACTCTCTGAAACAGATATCATCAGCAAATTTATTCTGCCCAGCATTAAAAAGGCGGGCTGGGACGATATGCGCCAAATTCGTCAAGAGGTAAAACTGCGCGATGGCAAAGTCATTGTGCGCGGTCAAATCGGCATGCGCAAAACCGTAAAATCTGCTGATATTGTGCTTTATCATAAACCCAATATGCCCCTTGCCGTAATTGAAGCCAAAGCCAATAAACATGAAATAGGCAAAGGCATGCAGCAGGGGCTGGATTATGCCTGCCTGCTGGAAGTGCCCTTTATTTTTGCCTCTAACGGTGACGGTTTTATTTTTCATGACAAAACCAATCCTGCCCAGCTTGAAACTGAAATTAGTTTAGAAGCCTTTCCGACACCGGCACAGTTATGGGAAAAATATTGTCTTTACCGCGGTTTTACGGAAACGCAATTGCCCTTAATTACTCAGGACTATCATGATGACGGTGACGGCAAAACACCGCGTTATTACCAGTTGCAGGCAATTAATAAAACCATAGAAGCAGCTTCTCGCGGCCAAAAGCGCATGTTATTAGTAATGGCAACGGGCACCGGCAAAACCTATACCGCCTTTCAGATTATCTGGCGTTTATGGAAATCGCGGCAGAAAAAACGCATTCTCTTTTTAGCTGACAGAAATATACTGGTCGATCAAACCAAAAACAATGATTTTCAACCTTTCGGTCAGGCCCTAACCAAAGTCACTAAACGTACCGTTGATCCCGCCTATGAAATTCATCTGGCGTTATATCAGGCATTAACCGGACCGGAAGAAGATCAAAAAGCCTTTAAGCAGGTTGATCCCGATTTCTTTGATTTGATTATTATTGACGAATGCCACCGCGGCAGCGCAGCCGATGACAGTGCCTGGCGGGAAATTTTAGAATATTTCAGCGGTGCGATGCAGGTCGGGTTAACCGCGACGCCTAAAGAAACCGAGGCAGTTTCCAATATCGACTACTTCGGCGAGCCCGTTTACACCTACTCATTAAAAGAGGGGATAGAAGATGGTTTTCTCGCGTCCTATAAAGTAGTACGGGTAGATATTAATGTCGATCTGCAGGGCTGGCGGCCAACCAAAGGGCAAGTAGATAAAAACCATGAGCTGATTGAAGATCGCATTTATAACCAGAAAGACTTTGATCGTACTTTAGTCATAGATGAACGCACTCAGCTGGTTGCAGAAACCATTACCGCTTACCTGAAACGTACCGATCCTATGGCGAAAACCATTATCTTCTGCAACGACATTAATCATGCCGAGCGTATGCGCCGTGCCTTGGTTAATTTAAACCCCGAGCAGGTCGCTAAAAACGAAAAATATGTAATGAAAATTACCGGCGATGATGAAATCGGTAAAGCCCAGCTGGATAACTTTATTAATCCTAAAAAAGCTTATCCGGTCATTGCCACGACTTCCGAGCTGATGAGCACCGGCGTTGATGCCAAAACCTGCAAATTAATAGTGCTTGATCAGAACATTCAATCCATGACCAAATTTAAACAAATTATCGGGCGCGGCACCCGCATTGATGATCGTTATAACAAACTGTGGTTTACCATTTTAGATTTTAAAAAAGCCACCGAACTCTTTGCCGATGAAAACTTTGATGGTGAGCCGGTGCAGGTATTGCAGCGCACACCCGAAGATATAAATACGGGTGAAGGGGAGCTGGAAGAGCAACACGATGAAAATGAAAATACTGTTTCAGAAAATCTGCCTTCAGATTATGATGTGGGAAACACCGATCCTAACAACGATGATAATAGTGACTGGGGTGAAATAGAAAGTGGTGAAATAGGTAATGATGATAAAGAGAAACGTTTTATTAAATTCCATGTATCAGGTGTCACGGTTAAAAAAATGGCTGAACGTGTGCAGTATTACGACAGCGATGGCAAATTAGTCACCGAATCCTTTAAAGATTACACCCGCAAAACCATGTCCTCGCAATTCAGCTCATTAGATGAATTTGTTAAACGCTGGAATGAAGCGGATCGTAAAAAAACCGTAATCGATGAACTTGAACAGGCAGGGATTATTTGGGAAGCCTTAATTCAGGAAGTGGGTCTCGACCTTGATCCCTTTGATATGATCTGCCACGTGGTTTATGACCAGCCAGCCTTAACGCGCAAAGAGCGGGCAAACAAAGTTAAAAAACATAACTATTTTACTCAATATTCTGAGACAGCACAGACAGTATTGAATAATCTTCTCACCAAATATGCAGACGTTGGTGTGCAGGAAATTGAGAGTATGCAGGTTTTAAAAGTACAGCCCTTTACTCAGATTGGCAGCCTCAGCGAAATTATCAAAAAAGGTTTTGGTGGTAAACCGCAATATGAACAGGCCATTACGGAATTAGAAGAAATATTATACCGTTCTGCATAA
- a CDS encoding restriction endonuclease subunit S, whose amino-acid sequence MQQKTSQQKNSLKDEKIKSSSIESLITDNIETWTSAVKKKSATGRGSNKKIELYGIKKLRELILELAVRGKLVAQDANDEPASVLLERIATEKAQLVADNKIKNQKTLPAITDKEMPFNLPGGWAFERLGNLTSRLGSGSTPRGGKNAYVDKGVIFLRSQNVWNDGLKLDDTAYISDETHHKMENTRVFPNDVLLNITGASLGRSTIFPKALVTANVSQHVTVIRLIHPSICQYLHLAIMSPLVQELAWGRQVGMAIEGLSKKVLEQFEFPVPPLEEQHRIVAKVDELMLLCDLFEQKTESSIDAHKTLVEVLLTTLTDSKNSDELNKNWARVSEFFDILFTTEHSIDQLKQTILQLAVMGKLVAQNENDEPASKLLERIAAEKETLIKDKKIKKQKALPPITDEEKPFSVPSGWEWCRIYDASLFTEYGTSEKAFEGNDGVPVLKMGDIQSGKVYHGGQKVVPSTIKDLPNLYLKYGDILYNRTNSAELVGKTGMFEGDDDIFTFASYLIRIRCDFEKVAPQYLTLSMQTPLFKKTQIDPHVKQQCGQANVNGTIMKSMLISIPSLSEQYRIVNKVEELMTLCDQLKTRLNESQQSQLHLADALIEQAVN is encoded by the coding sequence ATGCAACAAAAAACCAGTCAGCAAAAGAATTCACTTAAAGACGAGAAGATTAAAAGCAGCAGTATTGAATCTTTAATTACAGATAATATAGAGACCTGGACATCAGCCGTTAAGAAAAAATCGGCAACAGGGCGAGGCTCAAATAAAAAAATAGAATTGTACGGTATTAAAAAACTGCGTGAACTGATTTTAGAATTGGCGGTGCGCGGTAAGTTAGTAGCACAGGATGCTAATGATGAACCAGCTTCGGTTTTACTTGAACGAATTGCAACAGAAAAAGCGCAACTAGTTGCTGATAATAAAATAAAAAATCAAAAAACCTTACCAGCTATTACTGATAAAGAAATGCCATTTAATTTACCGGGTGGGTGGGCGTTTGAAAGATTAGGTAATTTAACTTCTAGATTGGGTTCCGGTAGCACACCTAGAGGTGGAAAAAATGCATATGTTGATAAAGGAGTTATATTTTTACGTTCTCAAAATGTTTGGAATGATGGTTTAAAACTTGATGATACTGCATATATCTCGGATGAAACGCATCATAAAATGGAAAATACGCGTGTATTTCCAAATGATGTCTTATTAAATATCACAGGTGCATCACTTGGTCGTTCAACAATTTTTCCCAAAGCTTTAGTAACTGCAAATGTTAGTCAGCATGTGACAGTAATAAGGTTAATACATCCAAGTATTTGTCAGTACTTACACTTAGCAATCATGTCACCTTTAGTTCAAGAATTAGCTTGGGGACGTCAAGTAGGCATGGCAATAGAAGGGCTTAGTAAAAAAGTATTAGAGCAATTTGAATTTCCTGTCCCACCATTAGAAGAACAACACCGCATCGTTGCTAAAGTAGATGAACTAATGTTGTTATGCGATCTGTTTGAACAGAAAACTGAATCCAGTATTGATGCCCATAAAACCTTAGTGGAAGTATTATTAACTACTTTAACCGACAGCAAAAATTCCGACGAGTTAAATAAAAACTGGGCGCGGGTCAGTGAGTTTTTCGATATCCTTTTTACAACAGAGCACAGTATCGATCAGTTAAAGCAAACTATCCTGCAGCTGGCCGTGATGGGTAAACTGGTTGCACAGAATGAAAATGATGAACCCGCTTCAAAATTACTGGAACGTATCGCCGCCGAAAAAGAAACACTGATTAAAGATAAGAAAATAAAAAAACAAAAAGCATTACCGCCTATTACGGATGAAGAGAAACCTTTTTCTGTACCAAGTGGGTGGGAGTGGTGTCGGATTTATGATGCTTCATTATTTACAGAATATGGAACTTCAGAAAAAGCTTTTGAGGGTAATGATGGAGTTCCTGTTTTAAAAATGGGAGATATACAATCAGGTAAGGTTTATCACGGAGGCCAAAAAGTTGTCCCGTCAACTATAAAAGACCTACCTAATTTGTATTTGAAATATGGGGATATTCTTTATAACCGAACTAATAGTGCTGAACTTGTAGGTAAAACGGGTATGTTTGAAGGTGATGATGATATTTTTACATTTGCATCATATCTGATTCGTATTAGATGTGACTTTGAAAAAGTAGCTCCTCAATACCTTACATTATCAATGCAAACTCCCTTGTTCAAAAAAACTCAAATTGATCCGCATGTGAAGCAACAATGTGGGCAAGCTAATGTAAACGGTACCATTATGAAAAGTATGCTCATTTCCATACCATCGCTATCTGAGCAATATCGCATTGTAAATAAAGTAGAAGAACTAATGACACTTTGTGATCAACTAAAAACCCGCTTAAACGAATCCCAACAAAGCCAACTTCATCTAGCCGATGCACTTATTGAACAGGCGGTAAATTAA
- a CDS encoding DEAD/DEAH box helicase, with amino-acid sequence MFFEKTSKMQCDDISSQYLTLVDAIKALADNSDVDKQFSIAQSAFIKAEKAVVGALSDLQLLEELESKKRKLADMHIALAKQEFLYKKCLSTLSKLQHECLPWWHYRILKACKMRDIIKTYKPRVDKQKNLFVQLKSDYDIFSAKLTQEIKACAVICKVHYDVVFAQADINLDSSEIQRKAFGHSTQLNLLRSQLSACAFELHQAWLVASYKSGFSQTINKLPGLLQNKIALPADAKIMWQCLFMVCPVVSSAFASVANQFSKLGQGDIGWLFIDESGQATPPQAIGALLRAKHAVVVGDPLQIEPVFTTPPDIVEYLGRRLLKGDWQTWSPSVVSVQELADRANPFGTKKIAIGKWLGSPLRVHRRCSDPMFSISNQIAYNNKMMHGLNDITEQEPFVWGPSGWFDVKGNEKSKHYVPKQAEHVLSMLYKFVERYKKLPDCYIISPFSNVKFEVNSYLNKNFNHKNIQQADFNAWLEGRVGTVHTFQGKEEELVIFILGASDSAGAANWAAGKPNLLNVAVTRAKKRVYLIGCYKRWSALPHFEDAFGLLNESIID; translated from the coding sequence TTGTTTTTTGAAAAAACGTCAAAAATGCAATGTGATGATATTTCCAGCCAATATTTAACCCTAGTCGATGCGATTAAAGCACTTGCTGATAATAGTGATGTAGACAAACAGTTCTCTATTGCACAGTCTGCTTTTATTAAAGCAGAAAAAGCCGTTGTTGGCGCATTATCTGATCTGCAGCTATTAGAAGAACTTGAGTCAAAAAAGCGCAAGCTTGCGGATATGCATATTGCACTTGCAAAACAGGAATTTTTATACAAAAAATGTTTATCAACTTTATCAAAATTGCAGCATGAATGCTTGCCCTGGTGGCATTATCGTATTTTAAAAGCATGCAAAATGCGTGACATTATCAAGACATATAAACCGAGGGTTGATAAACAAAAAAACCTGTTTGTGCAGTTAAAAAGTGACTATGATATTTTTTCGGCTAAATTAACCCAGGAAATAAAAGCGTGTGCGGTGATATGTAAAGTTCATTATGATGTTGTGTTCGCCCAAGCTGATATTAATTTAGACAGTTCAGAAATTCAGCGTAAAGCCTTTGGGCACAGTACTCAGTTAAATTTATTACGTTCGCAGTTATCTGCCTGTGCATTTGAACTTCATCAAGCCTGGTTGGTCGCCAGTTACAAAAGTGGTTTTTCTCAAACTATTAATAAATTACCCGGTCTTTTACAAAATAAAATAGCACTGCCGGCGGATGCAAAAATAATGTGGCAATGCCTGTTTATGGTATGTCCTGTTGTGTCATCTGCTTTTGCATCCGTTGCCAATCAATTTTCTAAACTTGGCCAAGGTGATATTGGCTGGTTATTTATTGATGAGTCAGGTCAGGCAACACCACCTCAAGCTATCGGTGCATTATTAAGAGCTAAACATGCCGTGGTGGTAGGCGATCCACTGCAAATCGAACCCGTATTTACAACTCCCCCTGATATTGTTGAATATTTAGGACGACGTTTATTAAAAGGTGATTGGCAGACTTGGTCACCGTCAGTGGTATCCGTACAAGAATTAGCGGATAGAGCGAATCCTTTTGGAACGAAAAAAATAGCAATAGGGAAATGGTTGGGTAGCCCGCTGCGTGTTCATCGGCGCTGCAGTGATCCGATGTTTTCTATTTCGAATCAAATCGCCTATAACAATAAAATGATGCATGGCTTAAATGATATAACAGAACAGGAACCCTTCGTCTGGGGACCAAGTGGTTGGTTCGATGTAAAAGGAAATGAAAAAAGCAAACATTATGTGCCGAAGCAGGCTGAGCATGTATTATCTATGTTGTATAAATTTGTTGAACGTTATAAAAAATTACCCGATTGTTATATTATTTCGCCTTTTAGTAATGTTAAATTTGAGGTTAACAGCTACCTTAATAAAAATTTCAATCATAAGAATATTCAACAAGCAGATTTTAATGCGTGGTTAGAAGGACGAGTGGGTACTGTTCATACCTTTCAAGGTAAAGAGGAGGAATTAGTTATTTTTATTTTAGGTGCTTCCGACAGTGCTGGTGCCGCTAACTGGGCAGCGGGCAAACCTAACTTATTAAATGTTGCAGTAACCAGAGCTAAAAAACGGGTTTATCTGATTGGTTGTTATAAAAGATGGTCGGCTTTACCTCATTTTGAAGATGCCTTTGGCCTGTTAAATGAAAGTATCATTGATTAA